AATTTCTTCAATGATGTTTAATTCAGTATCTGTTCCAACACGTCGCAATTCTTCTATTTTAGCTTCTAGCTCTGCAATCGGTCTTTCGAATTCGAGAAAATTAAGGTTCATTACTCTGGTCCTTTATCTCTGATTACTGATCCCCTTGGGGTAGTTATGTAGTATTGCACTTTACATCCATTATTAACCCTTATGCAAGATCGTAAATTTAATTCACCTCTTGATTTGAAGTATTCGCCTATTGACAAGTCTGATATAGTTTATTTTTGTCAAAATATATGGAAAGGGAAATGTCTCTAATAACATTTAAAGTAGTGGCAGGTATAGTAATCTTTATTGTATCAATGTTGGCTGGGCTCTTGCCAATGCATATGGGACATTTCCATGAAGGCTCACGTCATCTTACTGACTCTATTACCAATGGAATTTTTTTAGGCGCTGCTATCTTTCATATGATTCCCGATTCCCAAGCAGGTTTTGCTGCACTAGGCATGATAAATTATCCTTATGCTATTCTATTGTGTCTTGCTGGCTTTATATTTCTGCAACTCATTAAGTATTTGACGCTGTATTTTAATAAAGCAGGGGATAGTTCAAAACTGAATGGCACCATGATTCTGATTGTGCTTTGCATTCACTCTATAATAGAAGGTGCCACCTTAGGCATCAACACAACTGTCGCCAATGCTTTTGTTATTTTTATTGCCATTATTGCGCACAAAAGTTGTGATAGTTTTGCGCTGGCGAGCACTCTAAAACGCTACATGATCTTGCCTAATTACAATGTGTTGATTGTAGCAATCTATGCCTTAATGACCCCCTTTGGAATTGCTATTGCTTCCACCATTATCGGCGCGCTGGAAAATAATACGGGAATCCTGGTTGAGTCTTCTTTGAATGCGTTAGCAGCGGGCACCTTTATTTATATTGGCGCCCTGGATGCATTAATTCAGCAGTTTAAGGTAAGAAGATTAAAACAAAATGTGGAAGATTTTTCTGCGTTGGTGCTGGGGATGGGTTTTATGGGATTCTTAGCTATCTGGATATAAAAGGAGTGGGGAGTGATGCCTCCCCCCATCAAGCCTGAGATTAAGCCTCCTCAATCAAACCGAGTTCTTTAACAGCATCACGCTCATGACGTAATTCATCTAAGGTCATCATAAGTTTTTTCTGCGCGAATGCGTTGTGTTCTACTCCTGTTACAACAACTAGTTCGCCATTTTCTGTGCGGCAGGGGAAAGAAAAGATTAATCCTTCATCGATACCGTATTGGCCTTGAGAGCAGACACATATGGAATAAGTCTCTAATCCAACTGTATCGAAAATTAGATTATAAACGCTATCAATAATCCCATTTGCGGCGGATGCAGCCGAAGATGAGCCTCTTGCCTTAATAATTTCAGCGCCACGCTTTTGAATGATTTCAATGAATTCTTTTTGAAGCCAACTTTCGTTTTTGATCACATCCACTACAGGCTTATCATCTATTGTTGCATTATAAAAGTCAGGATATTGCGTGGAGGAATGGTTACCCCAGATGTTCATATTTTTAACTTCTGTGACCGGCACTGCGGCTTTTAGGGCAAGCTGCGCACGAGCACGATTTTCATCTAACATCGTCATTGCATAAAAACGATCTTTAGAGATATCGGGAGCATTATTCATGGCGATGAGACAATTTGTATTACAGGGATTTCCTACAACGAGCACTCTTACATCGTCTGCAGCATGGTCATTGATTGCCCGACCTTGCGCAGTAAAAATAGCGCCATTAATTTTCAATAGATCTGAGCGTTCCATTCCTTCCTTACGGGGAACGGCGCCCACTAGAATTGCCCAGTTAACATCACGCATACCCGTATTGATATCAGAGGTACAGACAACATTGCGCAGAAGAGGAAATGCACAATCCTCAAGTTCCATTACTACGCCTCTTAATGCTGGCAGCGCAGCTTCAAGTTCAATCAGATGCAAATCAACTTCAGTATCCTTGCCAAACATATCACCATTGGCGATACGAAAGACCAAGGAATAACAAATATGTCCAGCTGCTCCAGTTATCGCTACTTTAACGCGTTTTTTTGTCATTTAATTAATCTCCTTAAACATGGGCATCAATTTCAGTAAGGGCAACAATTGCTTAGAATCTCCAACAGCAATAAAGGGGGGATTGAGCAAATGCGATCGGGTATTATACCGTAAAGCTTCCCAGTTTAAATCTAAAACTACTCCGCTTGCTTGTTCCACAATACATTGCCCTGCCCCTGTATCCCATTCATGAATGCGCGCTTTCCGAAGATAAATATCCCCGAGACCCTCAGCAATCATACAGAATTTGAGAGAGCTGCTTCTGTAAGTTAATTTAAGATTTCCTTGAGCAAGTAATAACCCCTGTAATTCTTCATGTAGCTCTCTTCGCGTGGCCACTAAAACAATTTCATCTCCTGGGTGCCATTCCCGTATGGAAAGTGCAATAGCTTCTCCTTCGCCTTCCGCTTTAAAAGAGCCGAGACCTTTTGCAGCGAAATAAAGTAGATTTTTCAGAGGCACAAAGATGACCCCGAGAACCGGTACTGAATTTTCAATTAAAGCAATATTGACAGTGAATTGGCCACTACGTTCAATAAATTCGCGCGTACCATCCAGAGGGTCAACCAGCCAATATTGAGACCAGGTTTTTCTAATATCGAAGGAAAAATCCGGGTCTTCTTCTGAGAGCAGCGGCACCTCAGGCGTTAGCAGTGATAGATTTTTTAAAATAATATCATGCGCCCGTAAGTCAGCTAATGTGACGGGAGAATTATCTTGCTTGGTGCGAATATCCAGTGGCGATTGTGCGTTATAAATATCGAGAAGCTCCTGCCCTGCCATTTTAGCAATACGAATGACCTCTCCTACCAAACGTTCATCTATTTTCATGAGTATTACTCTTGCTCAAAAGCTCCCTCACCATAAAAAGAGCGGCTATGCTGCGAGCTTCATGAAAGTCTGATCGTTCCAGCAACAAATCTAAGTCTTTTAATTTCCAAGGCACAACTTCAATAGTTTCTGGTTCATCGCCTTCCAGTCGCTGTTGAAACAAGTCCATTGCTAACACTACCTTCATTGTGCGTGTGGTATAAGCGGGCGCTGAAGATAAGGATTTCATAAATTGTAAGCTTCTTGCTCCATAACCGGTTTCTTCCATCAGTTCACGATTAGCCGCTGTGAGAATATCTTCATCACGATTTACTATCCCTTTTGGCAGACCCAGGTAATAATCTTCGAGTCCAACTCCATACTCTCTTATCAATAAAATTGTTTCTGAATCTAAAACAGGGATAATCATTACGGCTTCATGCGCACGTCCTTTTAATCGTTCAAAATGACGCTCCTCACCATTAGAAAATCGCAGGTGAACACCTTCTACCTGAAAAATTTCAGTGGTCGCTAATATTTTCGTTGCTAAGATGGTGGGCTTTTCAGTGGACATAGCTTTCCTGCTGTAAAATTTTGCAAAAATGA
This portion of the Gammaproteobacteria bacterium genome encodes:
- a CDS encoding ZIP family metal transporter, whose translation is MSLITFKVVAGIVIFIVSMLAGLLPMHMGHFHEGSRHLTDSITNGIFLGAAIFHMIPDSQAGFAALGMINYPYAILLCLAGFIFLQLIKYLTLYFNKAGDSSKLNGTMILIVLCIHSIIEGATLGINTTVANAFVIFIAIIAHKSCDSFALASTLKRYMILPNYNVLIVAIYALMTPFGIAIASTIIGALENNTGILVESSLNALAAGTFIYIGALDALIQQFKVRRLKQNVEDFSALVLGMGFMGFLAIWI
- a CDS encoding malate dehydrogenase, producing the protein MTKKRVKVAITGAAGHICYSLVFRIANGDMFGKDTEVDLHLIELEAALPALRGVVMELEDCAFPLLRNVVCTSDINTGMRDVNWAILVGAVPRKEGMERSDLLKINGAIFTAQGRAINDHAADDVRVLVVGNPCNTNCLIAMNNAPDISKDRFYAMTMLDENRARAQLALKAAVPVTEVKNMNIWGNHSSTQYPDFYNATIDDKPVVDVIKNESWLQKEFIEIIQKRGAEIIKARGSSSAASAANGIIDSVYNLIFDTVGLETYSICVCSQGQYGIDEGLIFSFPCRTENGELVVVTGVEHNAFAQKKLMMTLDELRHERDAVKELGLIEEA
- the cysQ gene encoding 3'(2'),5'-bisphosphate nucleotidase CysQ encodes the protein MKIDERLVGEVIRIAKMAGQELLDIYNAQSPLDIRTKQDNSPVTLADLRAHDIILKNLSLLTPEVPLLSEEDPDFSFDIRKTWSQYWLVDPLDGTREFIERSGQFTVNIALIENSVPVLGVIFVPLKNLLYFAAKGLGSFKAEGEGEAIALSIREWHPGDEIVLVATRRELHEELQGLLLAQGNLKLTYRSSSLKFCMIAEGLGDIYLRKARIHEWDTGAGQCIVEQASGVVLDLNWEALRYNTRSHLLNPPFIAVGDSKQLLPLLKLMPMFKEIN
- the nudE gene encoding ADP compounds hydrolase NudE, whose product is MSTEKPTILATKILATTEIFQVEGVHLRFSNGEERHFERLKGRAHEAVMIIPVLDSETILLIREYGVGLEDYYLGLPKGIVNRDEDILTAANRELMEETGYGARSLQFMKSLSSAPAYTTRTMKVVLAMDLFQQRLEGDEPETIEVVPWKLKDLDLLLERSDFHEARSIAALFMVRELLSKSNTHENR